The Aquitalea magnusonii region TCGTTGGAGCCGATGCGGGTTTTGATGCGGTGCCCCAGCGCCGTTTCCAGTTTCACGATGCCGGGAAACGGGTTGACGATGGTATGGTGTTCCAGATGGCGAGCAAAACGGGTCATGGCAACTATTCCGTCCTTCGGTCAGCACATTCTAACTGTTGTCGTGGCATGGCTAAATCAGCTTGTCTGCTAAGCATTACCCGCCAACTGGAAAGCCAGTGCGGCAAGCCAGGCCATACGGCAACAAGGCCGGAGCGCAGTGCTGCCGGCCGGGTAAAAAAAGGTAAGGGCCCGTTTTATTGCGCCGGGCGTAGCTGCGCCGCCGGTGCCGAAGCATGGGTACGCGCTGCTTCCTGCTTGGGCAGGAACAGGTTGCCTTTATAGCCACAGGCAGTCACGACAAGGCTCAGGGCAAGGCAGGTCAGCATGGTTCGCAGCATAAAAGGCAGTCCGATGTGGCAAAATCCCGAGTCTAGCACACCGCAATTCAAGGAAGAGACGACATGAACGAAAGCGAATTTCTGGATGTGACCGATCGCATTTTCAGCCGCATCGAAGATGCCATTGACGATGCCGGTCTGGACGCCGACTTTGTCACTAATGGCAATGTGCTGGAAATCGAATTCGACGACGGCGGCAAGATCGTGGTGAACCGCCATGCGGCCAACCAGGAACTGTGGATAGCCGCCAAAAGCGGTGGCTATCACTTTGCC contains the following coding sequences:
- the cyaY gene encoding iron donor protein CyaY yields the protein MNESEFLDVTDRIFSRIEDAIDDAGLDADFVTNGNVLEIEFDDGGKIVVNRHAANQELWIAAKSGGYHFACKDGQWLATRDGAEFFATLRRAIADACGQPDLELDI
- the lptM gene encoding LPS translocon maturation chaperone LptM; this translates as MLRTMLTCLALSLVVTACGYKGNLFLPKQEAARTHASAPAAQLRPAQ